A genomic stretch from Candidatus Rokuibacteriota bacterium includes:
- a CDS encoding tryptophan 7-halogenase, translated as MTGPDCDVLVVGGGPGGATTATFLARGGLTVAIAEREAFPRFRVGESLVPNCMPILERLGVLDRIKGHGFQPKFGVTFHDQETALEHSFSFREGRPWPSFTFDVHRAEFDAILLDHAAREPGVTLFQPAAVEKVAFDAEGVTARLSDARGERELRARFLVDASGRDAFLASRQGRRRPMPGLGKVALFAYYRGARRWPGREEGNVRIYIFPEGWFWWIPLARDETSLGCVLHARVVRSWQGTPASLFQAMIERCHRVQEGLAGAEAVTPVHTAANFAYTVEPVAGARFLCVGDAVAFVDPIFSAGVFLAMASGELAAREILGAFREDRFEAPRFARYARAFHRGRKPFVRFIEHYYDPLFLEIFLKPKNAFGMADAVTFVLAGGAFRRIPLRLRLALWLFFAVVGATRRARRGRGPVPASRLDW; from the coding sequence ATGACGGGCCCCGACTGCGACGTACTCGTGGTGGGTGGGGGCCCCGGCGGCGCCACAACTGCCACGTTCCTGGCGCGCGGCGGGCTCACCGTGGCCATCGCCGAGCGCGAGGCCTTCCCCCGCTTCAGGGTCGGAGAGTCGCTGGTCCCCAACTGCATGCCCATCCTCGAACGGCTGGGGGTGCTCGACCGGATCAAGGGGCATGGCTTCCAGCCGAAGTTCGGCGTCACCTTCCACGACCAGGAGACGGCGCTCGAGCACAGCTTCTCCTTCCGCGAGGGGCGCCCGTGGCCGTCCTTCACCTTCGACGTCCACCGGGCGGAGTTCGACGCGATCCTCCTGGACCACGCCGCGCGGGAGCCCGGCGTGACGCTGTTCCAGCCGGCCGCGGTGGAGAAGGTCGCCTTCGACGCCGAGGGAGTCACCGCCCGCCTGAGCGACGCCCGCGGCGAGCGTGAGCTGCGGGCCCGCTTCCTCGTGGACGCCAGCGGGCGGGACGCCTTCCTCGCCTCCCGCCAGGGGCGCCGGCGACCGATGCCCGGCCTCGGCAAGGTCGCCCTCTTCGCCTACTACCGGGGCGCGCGCCGCTGGCCGGGGCGCGAGGAGGGCAATGTCCGCATCTACATCTTCCCCGAGGGCTGGTTCTGGTGGATCCCACTGGCCCGTGACGAGACCAGCCTGGGCTGCGTGCTCCACGCCCGGGTGGTGCGGAGCTGGCAGGGGACACCCGCCTCGCTCTTCCAGGCGATGATCGAGCGCTGCCACCGCGTGCAGGAGGGGCTCGCGGGAGCCGAGGCGGTGACACCCGTGCACACGGCGGCCAACTTCGCCTACACGGTGGAGCCGGTGGCGGGCGCCCGCTTCCTCTGCGTCGGGGATGCGGTGGCCTTCGTGGACCCGATCTTCTCGGCCGGGGTCTTCCTGGCCATGGCCTCGGGGGAGCTGGCGGCGCGGGAGATCCTCGGCGCCTTCCGCGAGGATCGCTTCGAGGCGCCTCGTTTCGCCCGCTATGCCCGCGCCTTCCACCGGGGAAGGAAGCCCTTCGTCCGCTTCATCGAACATTACTACGACCCGCTGTTCCTCGAGATCTTTCTCAAGCCGAAGAACGCCTTCGGCATGGCGGACGCGGTGACCTTCGTGCTCGCGGGCGGCGCCTTCCGTCGCATCCCCCTCCGCTTGCGACTGGCGCTGTGGCTCTTCTTCGCGGTCGTGGGCGCCACACGCCGGGCGCGGCGTGGCCGCGGCCCCGTCCCGGCATCGCGGCTCGACTGGTGA
- a CDS encoding ABC transporter permease, which produces MTRISGVMLRALFPRGYLFTVLGIAVGMAGLVSLGAMAERITRFIDGGDRFVLGQISVAGEGMGMGTGFTAGGLLPAARIAEIGRLPGVAAVQAQVMLPLSTTTSHFLTLTQELILGMDLAAPMPNRHYRELPVRAGRFLRPGDRRAAVLGADFAASRRLAVGGGLSLGTLPFTVVGVLDRTLTAPDRFAIVSIDDARDLWLRRDPLLVQVFGAGGGALRRADLNSGAAVGWAPGVDPDALARRIQAEVRGVNVTIPGELSRLLRTSTAFFSALLLGIGALGLVIGGLSLSNTVTAAVFERIRDFGIKRALGATDLQLLGEVLGEALRVSLAGCVGGVLLALAIGFAVDARAIRDGQQLFLFSPRLLLFALGFGLLLGALAATYATLSIARLSPAEAIRRGA; this is translated from the coding sequence GTGACACGCATCTCCGGCGTGATGCTCCGAGCGCTCTTCCCGCGCGGCTACCTCTTCACGGTGCTGGGTATCGCCGTCGGCATGGCCGGGCTCGTCTCCCTGGGCGCCATGGCCGAGCGGATCACGCGCTTCATCGACGGGGGCGACCGCTTCGTCCTGGGCCAGATCTCGGTGGCGGGCGAGGGCATGGGCATGGGCACGGGCTTCACGGCCGGCGGGCTCCTGCCGGCGGCGCGGATCGCCGAGATCGGGCGCCTGCCCGGCGTGGCGGCGGTGCAGGCCCAGGTGATGCTCCCCCTCAGCACGACCACCTCGCATTTCCTCACGCTCACCCAGGAGCTGATCCTCGGCATGGACCTCGCCGCCCCCATGCCGAACCGCCACTACCGCGAGCTGCCCGTGCGGGCCGGGCGCTTCCTGCGTCCCGGGGACAGGCGAGCGGCCGTGCTGGGCGCCGACTTCGCCGCCTCGCGCCGGCTCGCCGTGGGAGGGGGCCTCTCGCTCGGAACGCTTCCGTTCACGGTGGTCGGCGTGCTGGACCGGACGCTCACGGCCCCCGATCGCTTCGCCATCGTCTCCATCGACGATGCCCGCGATCTCTGGCTGCGCCGCGACCCCCTCCTCGTGCAGGTCTTCGGCGCGGGGGGAGGTGCCCTCCGCCGGGCCGATCTCAACTCTGGCGCGGCGGTGGGCTGGGCGCCGGGCGTGGATCCCGACGCGCTGGCGCGCCGGATCCAGGCCGAGGTGCGGGGCGTGAACGTCACCATCCCGGGGGAGCTCTCCCGGCTCCTCAGGACCTCGACGGCCTTCTTCTCCGCGCTCCTCCTCGGCATCGGCGCGCTCGGGCTGGTCATCGGCGGGCTCTCGCTCTCCAACACGGTGACCGCCGCGGTGTTCGAGCGCATCCGTGACTTCGGCATCAAGCGTGCGCTCGGAGCCACGGACCTCCAGCTCCTGGGAGAGGTCCTGGGGGAGGCCTTGCGCGTGAGCCTCGCGGGCTGCGTGGGCGGCGTGCTCCTGGCGCTGGCGATCGGGTTCGCGGTGGACGCGCGCGCCATCCGCGACGGGCAGCAGCTCTTCCTCTTCTCCCCGCGACTCCTGCTCTTCGCGCTCGGGTTCGGGCTCCTGCTG